From a single Vibrio tubiashii genomic region:
- the cydD gene encoding heme ABC transporter permease/ATP-binding protein CydD gives MDKKKQRSLNQWLKQQSKLAKRWLMIAVGLGVLSSIFLLVQAALLATILHQLIIEHVDKYELVPYFFGLVAVIGARALCSWGREIAGYRCGEQIRVYIRQLILDKLRELGPAYIKGKPAGAWATLLLEQVEDMHDFFARYLPQMSLSVLVPFVILIVVFPVNWAAGLIFLITAPLVPMFMALVGMKAADANRKNFKALQRLSGHFYDRLQSMATIRLFDRTAAETEVMRGASEVFRVRTMDVLKIAFLSSAVLEFFTSISIALTAVYFGFAFIGELNFGDYGAGVTLFAGLFILVLAPEFYQPLRDLGTFYHAKQQAVGAAESIVEFIETDVETVRSGSTKLGDTDSISITAKDLEVYSPEGQKLLGPVSFELSSAQTTALVGPSGAGKTTLINAILGFLPYKGSLTINNIERTELDLESWREKISWVGQNPLLLHGSIRDNITLGKTNVSDQVINQALEESFSAEFVNQHGLDYAVSDRSGGLSVGQAQRLALARAMVQNGHFWLLDEPTASLDARSERLVMQGLENQITGKTALMVTHQLTPLKNVEQILVMKDGQIVQSGQFDHLANCEGLFQEMLSANQALNQTNKGNLDA, from the coding sequence ATGGATAAAAAGAAACAACGCAGCTTGAATCAATGGCTCAAGCAGCAAAGTAAGCTCGCCAAGCGCTGGCTTATGATTGCTGTCGGTCTAGGTGTTCTTTCAAGCATATTCCTTTTAGTTCAGGCCGCTCTGCTTGCAACGATCTTGCACCAACTCATTATCGAACATGTCGATAAATATGAATTAGTCCCTTACTTCTTTGGTTTAGTTGCCGTTATTGGTGCTCGTGCTCTTTGTTCATGGGGTCGCGAAATCGCTGGTTATCGTTGTGGTGAACAGATTCGAGTTTATATTCGCCAACTTATTCTCGATAAACTGCGTGAACTTGGTCCTGCATACATCAAGGGAAAACCCGCAGGTGCTTGGGCAACCTTGTTGCTAGAACAAGTAGAAGATATGCATGACTTCTTTGCTCGTTACTTACCGCAAATGTCGCTTTCTGTCTTAGTACCTTTTGTCATCTTGATCGTTGTTTTCCCGGTCAACTGGGCAGCCGGTTTGATCTTCTTGATTACCGCGCCATTAGTTCCAATGTTTATGGCATTAGTGGGAATGAAAGCCGCTGACGCTAACCGTAAGAACTTTAAAGCGTTACAGCGTTTATCCGGTCACTTCTATGACCGCCTACAGTCAATGGCAACCATCAGATTGTTTGATAGAACCGCGGCAGAGACTGAAGTGATGCGCGGTGCATCGGAAGTGTTTAGAGTGCGCACTATGGATGTACTCAAAATAGCGTTTCTCTCCTCTGCGGTACTTGAGTTCTTTACTTCTATCTCGATTGCATTAACAGCGGTTTACTTTGGCTTCGCTTTCATCGGAGAGCTCAACTTTGGTGATTACGGTGCGGGTGTCACGCTGTTTGCAGGACTATTTATTCTGGTCTTAGCCCCTGAGTTTTATCAGCCGCTGCGCGACTTAGGCACTTTCTACCACGCGAAACAGCAAGCGGTAGGCGCTGCTGAAAGCATTGTTGAGTTTATTGAAACAGACGTCGAAACCGTTCGCTCAGGTTCAACCAAGCTGGGTGACACAGACTCCATATCCATCACAGCAAAAGATCTCGAAGTTTACTCTCCAGAAGGGCAGAAACTATTGGGGCCTGTAAGCTTTGAGCTTTCTTCTGCGCAAACCACGGCCTTAGTTGGGCCAAGCGGCGCAGGTAAAACGACCCTGATAAACGCAATCTTGGGTTTCTTACCTTATAAAGGGTCGCTGACGATTAACAACATTGAACGTACTGAGCTCGATCTTGAAAGTTGGCGTGAGAAAATCAGTTGGGTTGGTCAAAACCCACTGCTACTGCACGGCTCAATACGTGACAACATTACGCTGGGTAAAACCAACGTCAGTGACCAAGTCATCAATCAAGCTTTAGAAGAGTCGTTCTCAGCAGAGTTCGTTAATCAACATGGTCTTGATTACGCTGTTTCCGACCGCTCTGGTGGTTTATCAGTAGGTCAAGCTCAGCGTCTTGCTTTAGCACGAGCTATGGTGCAAAACGGCCACTTCTGGTTGCTTGATGAACCAACGGCAAGCTTGGATGCACGAAGTGAGCGTCTTGTGATGCAAGGTTTAGAAAACCAAATCACAGGTAAAACCGCCTTGATGGTTACCCACCAGCTAACGCCACTTAAAAATGTCGAGCAAATCCTCGTTATGAAAGATGGTCAAATTGTTCAGTCAGGGCAGTTTGATCACCTCGCTAACTGTGAAGGACTGTTCCAAGAAATGCTCTCTGCCAACCAAGCACTTAACCAAACCAATAAGGGGAACTTAGATGCGTGA
- the cydC gene encoding heme ABC transporter ATP-binding protein/permease CydC, whose translation MRELLPYLKLYKKHWFGLSLGMLLAFLTLAASIGLLTLSGWFLSAAAVAGLTIARETFNYMLPGAFVRGFAMGRTAGRWGERVVSHNATFKLLTDLRIFFFSKLAPLIPGRVSNLRDADLLNRLVADIDAMDHVYLRLVSPMVVGTLGILGLTALISWFDAELGLTLGAILFAILLTWPVLFYKLGKRNGGELTQNKADLRIATLDWLQGYSELTLFGAEERYRNAILDTQQKLLKNQFFNAHFSGLAQALLLLANGWTIVLMLWLAADGVGGNTPDPMIALVAFATMASVELLMPIAGAFQHLGQTLTSARRLNDITQSEPDVCFPEKETEHEQQFSIEYKGVSFHYPDANNDVIKNIELAIPAQHRIAIVGQTGSGKSTLLQLLNRYWDVQQGCIEIAGKPIQEWSESQLRQAISVVSQRVDILNGSLRDNLVMAKPQTEDDELAQVLSKVGLAKLLDETGLDTWLGDGGRQLSGGEKRRIGIARALLHNAPILLLDEPTEGLDKQTEQQIMQLFEQHFVGKTVVFITHRLVDLDKMDSICLIEQGEIVEHGTHQQLIEQQGRYFTLNQTL comes from the coding sequence ATGCGTGAATTACTTCCCTACCTAAAACTGTATAAGAAGCACTGGTTTGGTCTTTCACTCGGTATGCTATTGGCGTTTCTAACCTTAGCTGCTTCTATTGGTCTTTTGACCTTATCAGGTTGGTTCTTATCAGCAGCAGCGGTTGCAGGTCTCACCATCGCAAGAGAAACCTTTAACTACATGCTGCCAGGCGCGTTTGTGCGTGGATTTGCTATGGGCCGAACTGCCGGACGTTGGGGTGAGCGTGTGGTTAGCCATAACGCCACTTTCAAGCTGCTTACTGATCTACGAATCTTTTTCTTTTCTAAGCTAGCACCGCTGATTCCCGGTCGCGTATCTAACCTTCGTGACGCCGATTTACTCAACCGCCTCGTAGCTGATATCGATGCCATGGACCATGTCTACCTAAGGCTGGTCAGCCCAATGGTTGTCGGTACGTTAGGTATCTTGGGCCTTACTGCTCTTATTAGCTGGTTTGATGCAGAGCTAGGCTTAACATTGGGCGCTATTCTGTTCGCAATACTGCTGACATGGCCTGTATTGTTTTACAAACTGGGTAAGCGCAACGGTGGCGAGCTCACTCAAAACAAAGCCGATTTACGTATCGCTACTCTAGATTGGTTACAGGGCTACAGTGAACTCACACTATTTGGTGCAGAAGAACGCTACCGCAATGCAATCCTAGATACACAGCAAAAGCTACTAAAGAATCAGTTCTTTAATGCTCACTTTTCTGGATTGGCACAAGCCTTACTGCTATTGGCTAACGGCTGGACGATTGTGCTCATGCTATGGCTGGCAGCGGACGGAGTCGGTGGTAACACGCCAGATCCTATGATCGCTCTGGTTGCGTTTGCTACAATGGCGAGTGTTGAGCTGTTAATGCCAATTGCTGGTGCATTCCAACACCTAGGCCAGACACTGACTTCAGCGCGCAGGCTTAACGATATTACTCAATCTGAGCCAGATGTCTGTTTCCCAGAGAAAGAGACAGAACATGAGCAGCAGTTCTCAATCGAGTATAAAGGGGTCTCTTTCCACTACCCTGATGCAAACAACGATGTCATTAAAAACATCGAGTTAGCGATTCCAGCTCAACATAGAATTGCAATTGTCGGTCAAACTGGCTCTGGCAAATCGACCCTTCTACAGTTGCTCAACCGCTATTGGGATGTTCAACAAGGCTGCATCGAAATTGCGGGTAAGCCAATCCAAGAATGGAGTGAAAGCCAACTGCGTCAAGCCATTAGCGTTGTGAGCCAACGTGTCGATATTCTTAATGGTTCACTGCGTGACAACCTAGTCATGGCGAAACCGCAAACAGAGGACGATGAGCTTGCTCAAGTGCTGTCTAAAGTTGGGCTGGCTAAACTTCTCGATGAAACAGGCTTAGACACATGGCTTGGCGACGGTGGTCGACAGCTGTCTGGTGGTGAAAAGCGCCGTATTGGTATCGCACGCGCCCTACTACACAATGCGCCAATTCTGTTACTTGATGAACCTACTGAAGGTTTAGATAAGCAGACAGAGCAGCAAATCATGCAATTGTTCGAGCAGCATTTTGTCGGTAAGACCGTGGTGTTTATTACCCACCGTTTGGTTGACTTAGACAAGATGGATTCGATTTGTTTAATCGAGCAAGGTGAGATAGTTGAACATGGCACTCACCAACAATTGATAGAGCAGCAAGGTCGTTACTTCACGCTCAATCAAACGCTTTAA
- a CDS encoding DUF1289 domain-containing protein: MAAQPSNRSIPNPCIRHCCLDQDDICLGCYRSLDEILRWSQSTNEQKQNILDVCAQRKSERKGRWS, translated from the coding sequence ATGGCAGCGCAACCTTCAAATCGCTCTATTCCTAACCCCTGCATTCGTCATTGCTGTTTAGATCAGGATGATATTTGCTTGGGTTGCTATCGTTCGTTGGATGAAATATTAAGATGGTCACAATCAACCAATGAGCAAAAACAGAACATTCTTGATGTGTGTGCTCAGCGCAAATCTGAGCGAAAAGGTCGCTGGAGTTAA
- the rluB gene encoding 23S rRNA pseudouridine(2605) synthase RluB codes for MNEKLQKVLARAGHGSRRELEALIKAGRVSVNGIVAKLGERLEDENAVVRIDGHTVSAKAQEEVICRVLAYYKPEGELCTRHDPEGRRTVFDRLPKIRGSRWISVGRLDANTSGLLLFTTDGELANRLMHPSRQVEREYLVRVFGEVTEQKVKNLVRGVELEDGMARFEDVVYAGGDGMNHTFYVAINEGRNREVRRLWESQDTTVSRLKRVRYGDIYLDKKLPRGGWMELDLKEVNYLRELVELRPEKETLLDENKANSSRKRERSRSQKIRRAVKRHEERVNSGGGRSNNPSRRKPKKGAGQPNARNKQR; via the coding sequence ATGAACGAAAAACTACAGAAAGTATTGGCTCGGGCTGGTCATGGCTCTCGACGCGAACTAGAAGCTTTGATTAAAGCAGGTCGTGTGAGCGTGAACGGTATCGTTGCTAAACTTGGCGAACGACTAGAAGACGAAAATGCAGTTGTACGTATCGACGGACACACTGTTTCTGCTAAAGCGCAGGAAGAAGTGATTTGTCGCGTATTAGCGTACTACAAGCCTGAAGGTGAACTGTGTACTCGTCATGATCCAGAAGGTCGTCGTACTGTTTTTGATCGTCTGCCAAAAATCCGCGGTTCTCGTTGGATTTCAGTTGGCCGTCTGGATGCGAACACTTCGGGCCTACTGCTATTTACCACTGACGGTGAATTAGCTAACCGCTTAATGCACCCAAGTCGCCAAGTAGAGCGTGAATACCTAGTACGTGTATTTGGTGAAGTGACTGAACAGAAGGTGAAGAACCTAGTTCGTGGCGTTGAACTTGAAGACGGCATGGCTCGTTTCGAAGACGTTGTCTACGCGGGTGGTGATGGTATGAACCACACTTTCTACGTAGCGATTAACGAAGGTCGTAACCGTGAGGTTCGTCGTTTGTGGGAATCTCAAGACACCACAGTTAGCCGCTTAAAACGTGTACGTTACGGTGACATTTACCTAGACAAGAAACTGCCTCGCGGTGGATGGATGGAACTTGATCTTAAAGAGGTTAACTATCTACGTGAGTTGGTTGAGCTTCGCCCAGAGAAAGAGACATTGCTTGATGAAAACAAAGCAAACTCATCTCGCAAACGCGAACGTTCACGCAGCCAGAAGATTCGCCGTGCAGTTAAACGTCACGAAGAGCGCGTAAACAGTGGTGGTGGTCGTAGCAATAACCCATCACGCCGTAAGCCGAAAAAAGGCGCAGGCCAGCCGAACGCACGCAATAAGCAGCGTTAA
- a CDS encoding L-threonylcarbamoyladenylate synthase: MSQFFYVHPENPQARLINQAVAIIRNGGVVIYPTDSGYALGCQLENKQALERICQIRRLDDKHNFTLLCRDLSELSLYARVDNTAFRLLKNNTPGPYTFIFKGTKEVPRRLMNAKRKTIGIRVPDNQIALDLLEALGEPLMSTSLILPGNDMTESDPEDIRDKLEHAVDCILNGGYLGEQPTTVVDFSNDEPIIARVGSGDPAPFE; encoded by the coding sequence ATGAGCCAGTTTTTTTACGTACACCCAGAAAACCCTCAGGCTCGCTTGATCAATCAAGCTGTAGCAATCATTCGTAATGGTGGGGTAGTGATTTACCCTACAGATTCGGGCTACGCATTGGGTTGTCAGCTTGAAAATAAACAGGCACTGGAGCGTATCTGTCAGATTCGTCGTTTAGATGATAAGCACAACTTTACTTTGTTGTGCCGCGATTTATCTGAGCTCTCTCTTTATGCTCGTGTAGATAACACGGCATTTCGTCTGCTGAAAAACAATACGCCTGGGCCATACACCTTTATTTTTAAAGGGACTAAGGAAGTGCCGCGTCGCTTAATGAACGCCAAGCGTAAGACGATTGGTATTCGCGTGCCAGATAACCAAATTGCCCTCGACTTACTCGAAGCGCTTGGCGAGCCGTTGATGTCAACATCGCTTATCTTACCAGGTAACGATATGACCGAATCTGATCCAGAGGACATTCGCGACAAACTAGAGCATGCGGTGGATTGCATTCTTAATGGTGGTTATCTAGGCGAGCAACCAACAACTGTGGTTGATTTCAGTAATGATGAACCAATCATTGCCCGTGTTGGTTCAGGTGATCCTGCTCCATTCGAATAG
- the rnm gene encoding RNase RNM — MRIDLHSHTTASDGRLPPHELIDRALGFQLDVLAITDHDTVDALATAHQYVQDNNLPLKIINGIEISTVWQNKDIHIVGLNIDPESQALNGLIVKQKNHRVARAELIAHRLEKATQEGVLEDVKAIAGDAPITRAHFAKWLVDNGYAKTMQQVFKKYLTRNNPGYVPPNWCTMKEAIEAIHAAGGQAVLAHPGRYDLTAKWIKRLISAFVEAGGDAMEVAQPQQGQQERRNLADYAIQYNLLASQGSDFHYPSPWMELGRNLWLPSGVEPVWKDWGIEPSKSEPINTN, encoded by the coding sequence ATGAGAATTGATTTACACAGTCATACGACCGCCTCAGATGGAAGACTGCCTCCACATGAATTAATAGATAGAGCCCTTGGCTTTCAGCTTGATGTGTTAGCGATAACCGATCACGATACCGTCGATGCACTAGCGACCGCGCATCAATATGTCCAAGACAATAATCTGCCTTTGAAGATCATCAACGGAATTGAAATTTCTACCGTTTGGCAGAATAAAGATATTCACATTGTAGGTTTGAATATCGACCCAGAGTCTCAAGCTCTCAACGGACTGATCGTAAAACAGAAAAATCATCGCGTGGCACGTGCTGAATTGATCGCTCATCGCCTTGAGAAAGCAACGCAAGAAGGCGTGCTCGAAGATGTCAAAGCAATTGCTGGTGACGCGCCAATTACGCGAGCGCATTTCGCTAAATGGTTGGTCGATAACGGCTATGCCAAAACGATGCAGCAAGTGTTTAAGAAATACCTAACGCGAAATAATCCGGGTTATGTGCCGCCAAACTGGTGCACAATGAAAGAAGCGATTGAAGCAATTCATGCCGCTGGTGGGCAGGCTGTACTGGCTCACCCAGGGCGCTATGATCTAACCGCCAAATGGATAAAACGGCTTATCAGTGCTTTTGTTGAAGCTGGAGGAGATGCGATGGAAGTTGCTCAACCTCAACAAGGGCAACAAGAAAGGCGCAACTTGGCGGATTATGCTATACAATACAATCTATTAGCCTCTCAAGGCAGCGACTTTCATTATCCTTCACCTTGGATGGAGTTAGGACGAAATTTATGGCTTCCGTCGGGCGTAGAACCTGTATGGAAAGATTGGGGTATTGAGCCTTCAAAGTCAGAACCAATCAATACCAATTAA
- a CDS encoding anthranilate synthase component 1, producing MNKAIEIKKLGNIELIRSTAPYAQDPTQLFHTLCENKTDSLLLESAEIDSKQDLQSLLIVDSAVRIVCYGHTVIMTALTDNGKNLLSHLTHNINPSIEHTFNGSELVLEYSEPCNTLDEDSRLREASSFDALRLIQHSFNIAELHKHAIFIGGLFAYDLVANFEPLGDAAQSNQCPDYVFYVAETLLVVDHQKQSCELQAALFATDACKPELTARIEEISAACANLKTLPKAIPVADTHAQPSISDTDFCQIVRDLKEFVVKGDVFQVVPSRRFTLPCPSPLAAYKELKKSNPSPYMFYMQDELFTLFGASPESALKYETQSNQVEIYPIAGTRRRGKRPNGEIDFDLDSRIELELRTDKKENAEHMMLVDLARNDVARISQAGTRHVADLLKVDRYSHVMHLVSRVVGQLRDDLDALHAYQACMNMGTLTGAPKIRAMQLIRDVEGARRGSYGGAVGYLTGEGTLDTCIVIRSAYVENGIAQVQAGAGVVFDSDPQAEADETRGKAQAVISAIQSAHKE from the coding sequence GTGAACAAGGCCATTGAAATCAAGAAGCTAGGTAACATCGAGTTAATTCGAAGTACGGCCCCATATGCCCAAGATCCTACGCAGCTGTTCCACACGCTATGTGAGAACAAAACCGACAGCCTGCTATTGGAATCTGCTGAAATCGACTCAAAGCAGGACCTACAAAGCCTTCTTATTGTTGACTCAGCGGTGCGCATCGTTTGTTACGGACATACAGTGATAATGACCGCGTTAACCGACAATGGTAAAAACCTGCTTTCTCATCTTACGCACAACATCAATCCAAGTATTGAACATACGTTCAACGGCAGCGAACTGGTACTGGAATACAGTGAACCGTGCAACACTTTAGATGAAGACTCTCGCCTACGTGAAGCCTCTTCCTTTGATGCGCTGCGCTTGATTCAGCACAGCTTCAATATTGCAGAACTGCACAAGCACGCGATCTTTATCGGTGGCTTGTTTGCCTATGACTTAGTGGCTAACTTTGAGCCTTTGGGTGATGCAGCGCAATCAAACCAATGTCCTGACTACGTTTTCTATGTTGCGGAAACCTTATTGGTTGTCGACCATCAAAAGCAGTCCTGTGAGCTTCAAGCTGCCCTGTTCGCAACCGACGCTTGCAAACCTGAATTAACTGCTCGTATCGAAGAGATCAGTGCTGCTTGCGCCAATTTAAAAACGCTACCAAAAGCAATACCAGTTGCTGATACCCACGCGCAGCCAAGCATTTCTGATACTGACTTCTGTCAGATTGTGCGCGACCTAAAAGAGTTTGTGGTTAAAGGCGATGTTTTCCAAGTCGTGCCATCACGTCGCTTTACCTTGCCTTGCCCTTCTCCACTAGCGGCTTATAAAGAGCTAAAAAAGAGCAACCCAAGCCCTTACATGTTCTACATGCAAGATGAGCTTTTCACTCTGTTCGGCGCTTCACCGGAAAGTGCCCTTAAGTACGAAACTCAATCAAACCAAGTTGAAATCTACCCAATTGCCGGTACGCGCCGCCGTGGTAAAAGACCAAATGGCGAGATCGACTTTGACCTAGATAGCCGTATTGAACTAGAGCTGCGCACTGATAAAAAAGAGAATGCTGAGCACATGATGCTGGTCGATTTAGCACGCAATGATGTGGCTCGTATCTCTCAAGCAGGCACTCGCCACGTTGCTGACTTGCTTAAAGTCGACCGTTACAGCCATGTGATGCACCTAGTCTCACGTGTTGTAGGTCAATTGCGTGATGACTTAGATGCCCTACACGCTTATCAAGCTTGTATGAACATGGGCACGCTAACTGGTGCGCCGAAAATCCGCGCAATGCAATTGATTCGAGATGTCGAGGGAGCCCGCCGCGGCAGCTATGGCGGCGCAGTGGGCTATCTTACTGGAGAAGGAACATTAGATACGTGTATCGTGATTCGCTCTGCTTACGTAGAAAATGGCATCGCGCAAGTTCAAGCCGGCGCTGGGGTTGTTTTTGATTCAGATCCACAAGCTGAAGCTGACGAAACCCGCGGTAAAGCTCAAGCAGTAATCTCTGCTATTCAATCAGCACATAAGGAGTAG
- a CDS encoding aminodeoxychorismate/anthranilate synthase component II, which yields MANIVFIDNFDSFTYNLVDQFRSLGHDVTIYRNNIAAEVIESTVANLDNPVVLLSPGPGAPSEAGSMPEIIQRLKGKVPMIGICLGHQAIVEAYGGTVAGAGEIIHGKVSMMEHQNHDTYAGLPSPLAIARYHSLVATEVPSTLTITAEVDDLVMSVVQEQDKVCGFQFHPESIMTTYGATLLANAIEWALKKNDK from the coding sequence ATGGCAAATATCGTTTTTATCGACAACTTTGATTCGTTCACCTACAACCTGGTGGATCAATTCCGCTCATTAGGTCACGACGTGACTATCTACCGTAACAACATCGCGGCAGAGGTCATTGAATCGACAGTCGCTAACTTAGATAACCCAGTGGTGCTCCTTTCTCCAGGTCCAGGGGCTCCGTCAGAAGCGGGCTCAATGCCAGAGATTATCCAGCGTCTTAAAGGCAAAGTACCTATGATTGGTATTTGTTTAGGTCACCAAGCAATCGTCGAAGCCTATGGCGGCACCGTGGCTGGCGCGGGTGAAATCATTCACGGTAAAGTATCGATGATGGAACACCAAAACCACGACACTTATGCTGGGCTACCTTCTCCTCTAGCGATTGCTCGCTATCATTCGTTAGTCGCCACCGAAGTACCATCGACTTTAACCATCACGGCTGAGGTTGATGATTTGGTGATGTCTGTAGTACAAGAGCAAGACAAGGTGTGCGGTTTCCAATTCCACCCAGAATCAATTATGACTACCTACGGTGCAACGCTGCTAGCTAATGCCATTGAGTGGGCTCTAAAGAAGAACGACAAATAA
- the trpD gene encoding anthranilate phosphoribosyltransferase: MEQIINKLYEQESLSEQESQQLFDVIIRGELDQILMASALTALKIKGETPDEIAGAAKALLANANSFPRPDYDFADIVGTGGDGHDTINISTTSAFVAAACGLKVAKHGNRSVSSKSGSSDLLDKFGINLAMSAEDTRNAVDKIGVAFLFAPQYHSGVRHAMPVRQTMKTRTIFNILGPLINPARPNIELMGVYSKELVRPIAETMLKMGMKRAAVVHGSGLDEVAIHGETTVAEIRDNQIHEYTVSPADFGLNQHPLEAIKGGTPEENKAITTNILTGKGTEAQAGAVAVNVALLMRLFGHEDLKANAAQALEAMNSGKAYELVQKLAAHA; this comes from the coding sequence ATGGAACAGATTATCAACAAACTTTACGAGCAAGAGTCACTGAGCGAGCAAGAAAGCCAACAGCTTTTCGACGTTATTATCCGCGGTGAGTTAGACCAAATTCTAATGGCGTCAGCCCTAACTGCGCTAAAAATCAAAGGCGAGACCCCAGACGAGATTGCTGGAGCAGCAAAAGCGTTGTTAGCCAATGCGAACTCATTCCCACGACCAGATTATGACTTTGCTGATATTGTAGGAACAGGCGGAGACGGTCATGATACCATCAATATTTCGACCACATCTGCATTTGTCGCAGCGGCATGTGGTTTAAAAGTTGCGAAACATGGTAACCGAAGCGTTTCAAGTAAGTCTGGTTCTTCAGACCTGCTCGATAAATTTGGTATTAACCTAGCGATGAGTGCTGAAGACACGCGCAATGCGGTCGACAAAATCGGTGTTGCATTCTTGTTTGCGCCGCAATATCACAGCGGTGTACGTCATGCTATGCCTGTGCGTCAAACGATGAAAACACGTACCATCTTCAATATCCTTGGCCCGTTGATTAACCCTGCTCGTCCAAACATCGAGCTTATGGGTGTATACAGTAAAGAGTTGGTTCGCCCTATCGCAGAAACCATGCTTAAGATGGGCATGAAACGCGCAGCGGTTGTCCACGGTAGTGGCTTAGATGAAGTCGCAATTCACGGCGAAACCACGGTTGCTGAAATCAGAGATAACCAAATTCATGAATACACAGTTTCGCCTGCGGACTTTGGCCTAAACCAACACCCACTCGAAGCAATTAAGGGCGGCACGCCGGAAGAGAACAAGGCTATCACGACAAATATCTTGACTGGCAAAGGCACAGAAGCTCAAGCGGGTGCGGTAGCCGTCAATGTGGCACTACTCATGCGTCTATTTGGTCACGAAGACCTTAAAGCAAACGCAGCGCAAGCTCTGGAAGCGATGAACTCTGGCAAGGCTTATGAGCTAGTGCAGAAATTAGCGGCTCACGCTTAA